TCTTGGCAATGGTCCTATCTACATCAGTTTTTGGGCATTATGGTGCGAGCCGTGCAAAGCGGAAATGAAAATTCTGCAAAAACTTTTCGAAAAATACCATACTGACGGACTCACCGTTTTCGCAATCAATCGCGACACACCGAAAAGTCTTGCAAAAGTAAAAGCGTATGTTTCTTCGCAGGAATATTCCGTTCCGATATTACTTGACCCGAATGCGGAAGTATTTGAAAAACTCAACGGGCAAGCGATTCCGTATTCCGTTTTACTCGATGCGAAAGGAAATATCGTCAAAACACGTACAGGATTTTTGCCCGGCAATGAAAAAAATATTGAAGACGACATTGTGAAATTACTTCCCGAAAAAAAATCACTGAACGACGAGGATTCGCATTGAAATATTTTTTCTCCAGAATTATTCTTGCGTTTTTTTTCGCAACAACTTTTTCATTCGCACAAAATATTACGACTTCCGTATCCAACGCGCTTCGATACGGAACGGGAAAAGAAAACGTCGGCGAAGCGGGACAATTTGAAATAACGAAAGAATATCTCGACAACATTTCAGACGTGCGATTGTTTGCATCAAATTTCACTCTTGGGTTTCGTTTGGAAATGAGCAATCCTCCGGAGTTTGGAATTCCGTTCCGCGGACTAAGAAAAAAATACATTGAGTTTCAAAAAGAAAATTTCAGTGTGCGCGCAGGCGATTCGTACGCATTATTCGGAAGAGGACTCACGCTGAATTTATTTGAAAACCGTACGCTCGCATTTGATAACAGCGTTGAAGGAATCCGCGCAACCTATCGAAAAAAAAATTTTTCCGCTGCCATTCTTGGCGGCGACATTCATTTTGTTGAACCAAGCACGATTCTCATTCCTCCGTTGCGAAAAGAAAATTATCAGTTGCGCGCTGCAACAACGGAAGTGAATATCCTCAAACAATTTTCTTTGGGAACAAGTTACACGTGGGCAAAAGGATTTCTTCCGACATTTATTCCTGAAATCAATGATACAATTATTGCAAATATTCCGGAAGTTTTCGCATCATTACGGTTTCCGTTTGCCGATGCATTTGTTTCATTCGCTGAAAAAAAGACGCGCATTGGAAATGTTGATAGTGCCGTTGGAAGCGCATTGTATCTTGCGTTTTCACATTCGGGAAAACAATATGGCATTACGATGGAATACAAAAATTATCACTTCGATATTGTGCATCCTTTCAATCCAAGTTTTTCCAACATATTTCGACCGACGCGGATGCTGCCGTTTCAAAATCCGCCGACCGTACATAAAGAACACTCGCTCACGCTACTCACGCGGTATCCGCATTTGGTCAATTTCAACGATGAAGTTGGGTTGCAACTTGATGGATTTTTTGCATTGAACTCAACAGTAACGCTCAATGGAAATTTTTCGATGGCAAGCAAACATTCTGCATACGAAATCAACTGGAATAATTTTCAGTTGAAAAAATTATCGCGCGGAAAATCGTGGCTTCCTTCGCTTGCAAAAGAACGCTCGCCGTTTTGGGAATTGTATTTCGATGTAGATTATTTTTTCAAGGGAGAAGACTCGTACGTAAAAATCGGCTACGACCGACGCAACGAAATCGTGTACGAAATTTTTGCCGTTGAACACGAACAATATCAACGCATCACCGTTGTTCC
Above is a window of Ignavibacteria bacterium DNA encoding:
- a CDS encoding TlpA family protein disulfide reductase → MKLNIFFLIFFLSSITFSQESTIDFTLKNIENEDIIFSEHLGNGPIYISFWALWCEPCKAEMKILQKLFEKYHTDGLTVFAINRDTPKSLAKVKAYVSSQEYSVPILLDPNAEVFEKLNGQAIPYSVLLDAKGNIVKTRTGFLPGNEKNIEDDIVKLLPEKKSLNDEDSH